One genomic segment of Erythrolamprus reginae isolate rEryReg1 chromosome 2, rEryReg1.hap1, whole genome shotgun sequence includes these proteins:
- the ING4 gene encoding inhibitor of growth protein 4 isoform X2, whose translation MAAGMYLEHYLDSIENLPFELQRNFQLMRDLDQRTEDLKSEIDKLATEYISNARTLSSEEKVGLLKQIQEAYGKCKEFGDDKVQLAMQTYEMVDKHIRRLDTDLARFEADLKEKQIESSDYDSSSSKGKKKGRAQKEKKAARARSKGKNSDEEAPKTAQKKLKLVRTTDYGMPSVTFGNVHPSDVLDMPVDPNEPTYCLCHQVSYGEMIGCDNPDCSIEWFHFACVGLTTKPRGKWFCPRCSQERKKK comes from the exons ATGGCGGCTGGGATGTACCTGGAGCACTACCTCGACA GCATTGAGAATTTGCCTTTTGAACTGCAGAGAAACTTTCAGCTTATGCGAGATCTAGACCAACGAACAGAAG ATCTTAAATCGGAGATTGATAAACTGGCTACAGAATATATCAGCAATGCACGGACTCTGTCTTCAGAAGAGAAAGTGGGTCTTCTCAAACAAATTCAGGAGGCCTATGGGAAGTGCAAGGAGTTTGGTGATGACAAAGTACAATTGGCTATGCAAACATATGAAATG GTAGATAAGCACATCCGAAGGTTGGATACGGATCTTGCCCGGTTTGAAGCTGACCTAAAAGAGAAACAGATTGAATCGAGTGATTATGACAGCTCATCTAGCAAAGGCAAAAAGA AAGGCCGTgcccaaaaggaaaagaaagctgCTCGTGCTCGTTCCAAGGGGAAAAATTCTGATGAAGAAGCACCAAAAACAGCCCAGAAGAAGTTGAAATTAGTCCGCAC CACAGATTATGGGATGCCTTCAGTGACTTTTGGAAATGTCCACCCTTCTGATGTGTTGGATATGCCTGTGGACCCCAATGAGCCCACCTACTGCCTCTGCCACCAGGTCTCCTATGGGGAGATGATTGGTTGTGACAACCCTGAC TGCTCCATTGAATGGTTCCATTTTGCTTGTGTCGGCTTGACAACAAAGCCAAGAGGGAAATG GTTCTGTCCTCGCTGTtcccaggaaaggaagaaaaaataa
- the ING4 gene encoding inhibitor of growth protein 4 isoform X1 yields the protein MAAGMYLEHYLDSIENLPFELQRNFQLMRDLDQRTEDLKSEIDKLATEYISNARTLSSEEKVGLLKQIQEAYGKCKEFGDDKVQLAMQTYEMVDKHIRRLDTDLARFEADLKEKQIESSDYDSSSSKGKKKGRAQKEKKAARARSKGKNSDEEAPKTAQKKLKLVRTSTDYGMPSVTFGNVHPSDVLDMPVDPNEPTYCLCHQVSYGEMIGCDNPDCSIEWFHFACVGLTTKPRGKWFCPRCSQERKKK from the exons ATGGCGGCTGGGATGTACCTGGAGCACTACCTCGACA GCATTGAGAATTTGCCTTTTGAACTGCAGAGAAACTTTCAGCTTATGCGAGATCTAGACCAACGAACAGAAG ATCTTAAATCGGAGATTGATAAACTGGCTACAGAATATATCAGCAATGCACGGACTCTGTCTTCAGAAGAGAAAGTGGGTCTTCTCAAACAAATTCAGGAGGCCTATGGGAAGTGCAAGGAGTTTGGTGATGACAAAGTACAATTGGCTATGCAAACATATGAAATG GTAGATAAGCACATCCGAAGGTTGGATACGGATCTTGCCCGGTTTGAAGCTGACCTAAAAGAGAAACAGATTGAATCGAGTGATTATGACAGCTCATCTAGCAAAGGCAAAAAGA AAGGCCGTgcccaaaaggaaaagaaagctgCTCGTGCTCGTTCCAAGGGGAAAAATTCTGATGAAGAAGCACCAAAAACAGCCCAGAAGAAGTTGAAATTAGTCCGCAC CAGCACAGATTATGGGATGCCTTCAGTGACTTTTGGAAATGTCCACCCTTCTGATGTGTTGGATATGCCTGTGGACCCCAATGAGCCCACCTACTGCCTCTGCCACCAGGTCTCCTATGGGGAGATGATTGGTTGTGACAACCCTGAC TGCTCCATTGAATGGTTCCATTTTGCTTGTGTCGGCTTGACAACAAAGCCAAGAGGGAAATG GTTCTGTCCTCGCTGTtcccaggaaaggaagaaaaaataa
- the ING4 gene encoding inhibitor of growth protein 4 isoform X4, with translation MRDLDQRTEDLKSEIDKLATEYISNARTLSSEEKVGLLKQIQEAYGKCKEFGDDKVQLAMQTYEMVDKHIRRLDTDLARFEADLKEKQIESSDYDSSSSKGKKKGRAQKEKKAARARSKGKNSDEEAPKTAQKKLKLVRTTDYGMPSVTFGNVHPSDVLDMPVDPNEPTYCLCHQVSYGEMIGCDNPDCSIEWFHFACVGLTTKPRGKWFCPRCSQERKKK, from the exons ATGCGAGATCTAGACCAACGAACAGAAG ATCTTAAATCGGAGATTGATAAACTGGCTACAGAATATATCAGCAATGCACGGACTCTGTCTTCAGAAGAGAAAGTGGGTCTTCTCAAACAAATTCAGGAGGCCTATGGGAAGTGCAAGGAGTTTGGTGATGACAAAGTACAATTGGCTATGCAAACATATGAAATG GTAGATAAGCACATCCGAAGGTTGGATACGGATCTTGCCCGGTTTGAAGCTGACCTAAAAGAGAAACAGATTGAATCGAGTGATTATGACAGCTCATCTAGCAAAGGCAAAAAGA AAGGCCGTgcccaaaaggaaaagaaagctgCTCGTGCTCGTTCCAAGGGGAAAAATTCTGATGAAGAAGCACCAAAAACAGCCCAGAAGAAGTTGAAATTAGTCCGCAC CACAGATTATGGGATGCCTTCAGTGACTTTTGGAAATGTCCACCCTTCTGATGTGTTGGATATGCCTGTGGACCCCAATGAGCCCACCTACTGCCTCTGCCACCAGGTCTCCTATGGGGAGATGATTGGTTGTGACAACCCTGAC TGCTCCATTGAATGGTTCCATTTTGCTTGTGTCGGCTTGACAACAAAGCCAAGAGGGAAATG GTTCTGTCCTCGCTGTtcccaggaaaggaagaaaaaataa
- the ING4 gene encoding inhibitor of growth protein 4 isoform X3 has protein sequence MRDLDQRTEDLKSEIDKLATEYISNARTLSSEEKVGLLKQIQEAYGKCKEFGDDKVQLAMQTYEMVDKHIRRLDTDLARFEADLKEKQIESSDYDSSSSKGKKKGRAQKEKKAARARSKGKNSDEEAPKTAQKKLKLVRTSTDYGMPSVTFGNVHPSDVLDMPVDPNEPTYCLCHQVSYGEMIGCDNPDCSIEWFHFACVGLTTKPRGKWFCPRCSQERKKK, from the exons ATGCGAGATCTAGACCAACGAACAGAAG ATCTTAAATCGGAGATTGATAAACTGGCTACAGAATATATCAGCAATGCACGGACTCTGTCTTCAGAAGAGAAAGTGGGTCTTCTCAAACAAATTCAGGAGGCCTATGGGAAGTGCAAGGAGTTTGGTGATGACAAAGTACAATTGGCTATGCAAACATATGAAATG GTAGATAAGCACATCCGAAGGTTGGATACGGATCTTGCCCGGTTTGAAGCTGACCTAAAAGAGAAACAGATTGAATCGAGTGATTATGACAGCTCATCTAGCAAAGGCAAAAAGA AAGGCCGTgcccaaaaggaaaagaaagctgCTCGTGCTCGTTCCAAGGGGAAAAATTCTGATGAAGAAGCACCAAAAACAGCCCAGAAGAAGTTGAAATTAGTCCGCAC CAGCACAGATTATGGGATGCCTTCAGTGACTTTTGGAAATGTCCACCCTTCTGATGTGTTGGATATGCCTGTGGACCCCAATGAGCCCACCTACTGCCTCTGCCACCAGGTCTCCTATGGGGAGATGATTGGTTGTGACAACCCTGAC TGCTCCATTGAATGGTTCCATTTTGCTTGTGTCGGCTTGACAACAAAGCCAAGAGGGAAATG GTTCTGTCCTCGCTGTtcccaggaaaggaagaaaaaataa